In one Plasmodium reichenowi strain SY57 chromosome 7, whole genome shotgun sequence genomic region, the following are encoded:
- a CDS encoding hypothetical protein (conserved Plasmodium protein, unknown function), translating to MGKSNHLSDLVKNVQFFVTTCREKNKKLMSMSSLDLSDDEIYTTTMNLLEDKKYGDKDDKGNYIENSSSKEFSDELMYGMYKKYSTTFNKQFKKTYTQDDHYRKLLNTFEKDKITKSVDLKGKNNNVESMFDRATGMDNEQVVSEMNSSSHNGSSNHNGSSNHNGSSSHNGSSHHNDSSHHNDSSHHNDSSHNSSCSLRLERIKEKMKQKKIDDMKNEMREYDIHLLKLYNKLESNERKSKLLNKGKNVSSQKINNKMNNTNNVIKYKEKKRKHPKISFDTYNSEILKMKSDIILRRNSTITNKIYKKSYKNKTEKKDHNIHINSNDNMDVIYKWRQKKKKKNDDVESQSSKVNKTKKKKNLKEKEKEKKKKKFKCKNKSNITKMEEKNAGENSQIKYSFSENMRKKSLKNSFFSLGSKRMSKFYGTTSSSKKTLDEYENTFFDETLLLNRLNKKKNDGIYDIGCMYINNEDVSVKGSKDLFDSIKKKKKMEKMAKMGKVAKMGKAAKMERMERMEKMENVEKMENIEKMENIEKMPKKTKNLEKTNEKEFNDHVNGVIPNIKNKNHMINIYNKNNMINIYNKNNMINIYNTNSMVNSYNNVVNSYNNVVKNNYYNMNRSKMLKHEFTSFNDNTENLDDYKNMMNNLKGKEEKNKKRNNSYIDNIIKIINCLVDEYVPKLIDRYEYYVNTLDEKNKLLKIKIKDSLDFGDIQYEEIRELKSQLIQKNNKNKKLNDTIDMLKDKLAYMNELESKNFEYLDEIVMLRNRVTYLEKIIEENDQSKESIEIKKIRRNLRNIYKKMKSEMRYIVNFKYKNDKRYKKKKNRFSLYKWLSINDKVEQYYMEYKKDESNKKEKNIGNMCYLKERQGSKDIVDDDILSCVEEKRDDLTNINNKNVENVENGENVENDENVENNNMEKNYTRFDKQVDTSDLLYYHDNITLEKCEEEKKISCNVLENRMKDITQNNIKLNQDANDIKLNHTKLGTFLLPTVQLCNSSSIIIPMEDIKQNNTLQNRVDKITNKSKYPIQRDSLVPLCSSHPIPVESYPYYHYYYSNIHTKREPKIDININVDNNMCNNIACCIKGRGRGEGEEEEEEEEEEGVGVGEEGRVRMRKKKNVRKFFSITVPKEHVLKKKKKKYIYNNDEIMNDNKIIITKNCQLKDMFKKEEYKERKINCPYKYYENKRKRDFLFFINALRRNDILSYNKKCKDIYYNHQLALDKKCLDISNDLKRKRFYKKCVDLSMIKGKYDNKNYNSDNNNNDNHNNNNNNDDNHNNNNNNNNNNNNDNDNHNHNNNYFNNYYNNCYRKKEANVRSALSLNIIPYEKVEIKEKIKKKKSNNNNSICRFISFDYCCNINNMSKKKKRNVSWESTRSSSHEGEEQMKWGRDYSNRLFFKKYDEKDEDTFVQNNYSYAYNSCGEVDMANTHYKNNNKKKIKYNNNDDNDDNDNNGDNDDNNNDNNNNNNNNNNYIYKMIANRVDENPLLFSNNIVLPNHFLPYIKDQNKKEAHTTLPTQTQWNVKEPFDCTDKNTYRYYNLFHQYLDINRKNYKRINAYLHNNFAYTSDIPRG from the coding sequence GATAGAGCAACTGGAATGGATAATGAACAGGTAGTTTCGGAAATGAATAGTAGTAGCCATAATGGTAGTAGTAACCATAATGGTAGTAGTAACCATAATGGTAGTAGTAGCCATAATGGTAGTAGCCACCATAATGATAGTAGCCACCATAATGATAGTAGCCACCATAATGATAGTAGTCACAACAGTAGCTGTAGTTTAAGACTAGAAAGgattaaagaaaaaatgaaacaaaaaaaaatagatgatatgaaaaatgaaatgaGAGAATACGATATACATTTATTGAAactatataataaattagaaagtaatgaaagaaaaagtAAATTGCTAAATAAAGGGAAAAACGTATCTTCccaaaaaataaataataagatgaataatacaaataatgttataaaatataaagagaaaaaaagaaaacatcCTAAGATAAGTTTCGATACATATAATTCAGAAATTTTAAAGATGAAAAgtgatataatattaagaaGAAATAGTACAATcacaaataaaatatataagaagagttataagaataaaacagaaaagaaagatcataatattcatattaatagtaatgataatatggATGTAATCTATAAATGGAggcaaaaaaaaaaaaaaaaaaatgatgatgtTGAATCCCAAAGCAGTAAAGTTAAtaaaaccaaaaaaaaaaaaaatttaaaagaaaaagaaaaagaaaaaaaaaaaaaaaaattcaaatgtaaaaataaaagcaatataacaaaaatggaagaaaaaaatgcaGGAGAAAATAgtcaaataaaatattccTTTTCAGAAAatatgagaaaaaaaagtttgaaaaattcatttttttctcttgGGAGTAAAAGGATGTCTAAGTTTTATGGTACTACATCTTCTTCAAAAAAGACACTAGATGAATATGAAAACACGTTTTTTGACgaaacattattattaaatagattaaataaaaaaaaaaacgatGGAATATATGACATTGGTTGTATgtacataaataatgaagatgTGAGTGTTAAAGGTTCCAAAGATTTGTTTGAtagtattaaaaaaaaaaaaaaaatggaaaagATGGCAAAAATGGGGAAAGTGGCAAAAATGGGGAAAGCGGCAAAAATGGAAAGAATGGAAAGAATGgaaaaaatggaaaatgttgaaaaaatggaaaatattgaaaaaatggaaaatattgaaaaaatgccaaaaaaaacaaaaaatttagAAAAGACGAATGAGAAAGAATTTAATGATCATGTTAATGGTGTTATTCCAAAtattaagaataaaaatcatatgataaatatttataataaaaataatatgataaatatttataataaaaataatatgataaatatttataatactAATAGTATGGTTAATAGTTACAATAATGTGGTAAATAGTTATAACAATGTagttaaaaataattactataatatgaatagaTCGAAAATGTTGAAGCATGAATTTACTTCATTTAATGATAATACAGAAAATCTAGATGattacaaaaatatgatgaacaatttaaaaggtaaagaagaaaaaaataagaaaagaaataattcttatattgataatattataaaaataataaattgtTTGGTTGATGAATATGTCCCAAAATTAATTGATagatatgaatattatgtaaataccttagatgaaaaaaataaattattaaaaataaaaataaaagattCCTTAGATTTTGGAGATATACAATATGAGGAGATACGCGAGTTAAAATCTCAGctaattcaaaaaaataataaaaataaaaaattaaatgatacAATAGATATGTTAAAAGATAAGTTAGCATATATGAATGAATTAGAATCTAAAAATTTTGAATACCTCGATGAAATTGTTATGTTAAGAAATCGAGTAACttatttagaaaaaataattgaagaaaatgatCAATCCAAAGAATCTAtagaaattaaaaaaatacgtagaaatttaagaaatatatataaaaagatgAAAAGTGAAATGAGATATATAgtaaattttaaatataaaaatgataaacgatataaaaagaagaaaaacaGGTTCTCTCTGTATAAATGGTTGTCTATAAATGATAAGGTGgaacaatattatatggaatataaaaaggatgaaagtaataagaaagaaaagaatataGGTAATATGTGTTATTTAAAGGAACGACAAGGCAGCAAAGATATAGTAgatgatgatatattatcttGTGTGGAAGAAAAAAGGGACGACCTGACAAACataaacaataaaaatgttgAAAATGTTGAAAATGGTGAAAATGTtgaaaatgatgaaaatgttgaaaataataatatggagAAGAATTATACACGATTTGATAAACAAGTGGATACAAGCgatttgttatattatcatgataatataacaCTTGAAAAATGTGAGGAAGAGAAGAAAATATCCTGTAATGTTTTAGAAAACAGGATGAAAGATATTacacaaaataatattaaacTAAATCAAGATGCTAATGATATCAAGTTGAATCATACAAAGTTGGGTACATTCTTATTACCAACAGTACAATTATGCAATAGTAGTAGTATAATTATACCTATGGAAGatattaaacaaaataatactTTACAAAATAGAGTtgataaaataacaaataaaagTAAGTATCCTATTCAAAGAGATTCTTTAGTCCCTTTGTGTTCATCACATCCCATCCCAGTCGAAAGTTATccatattatcattattattacagtaatatacatacaaaGAGGGAACCAAaaatagatataaatataaatgtggATAACAACATGTGTAATAATATTGCTTGTTGTATTAAAGGAAGAGGAAGAGGAGAAGGggaagaagaagaagaagaagaagaagaagaaggAGTAGGAGTAGGAGAAGAAGGAAGAGTAAgaatgagaaaaaaaaagaacgTGAGAAAATTCTTTAGTATAACTGTTCCAAAGGAACATgttctaaaaaaaaaaaaaaaaaaatatatttataataatgatgaaatcatgaatgataataaaattattattacaaaaaattgTCAATTAAAAGATATGTTTAAGAAAGAGGAATataaagaaagaaaaataaattgtccttataaatattatgagaacaaaagaaagagagattttttatttttcataaacGCATTAAGAAGGaatgatatattaagttataataaaaaatgtaaagatatttattataatcacCAGCTTGCTCttgataaaaaatgtttagATATAAGTAACGATTTAAAGAGAAAACGTTTTTATAAGAAATGTGTGGATCTCAGTATGATTAAAGgtaaatatgataataaaaattataatagtgataataataataatgataatcataataataataataataatgatgataatcataataataataataataataataataataataataatgataatgataatcataatcataataataattattttaataattattataataattgttATCGTAAGAAAGAAGCGAACGTTCGTTCTGCATTATCCTTGAATATTATACCCTATGAAAAGGTCGAgataaaggaaaaaataaaaaaaaaaaagagtaataataacaatagCATTTGTCGttttatatcttttgaTTACTGttgtaatataaataatatgtcaaagaaaaaaaaacgtAATGTTTCTTGGGAAAGCACAAGAAGTAGTAGTCATGAAGGTGAAGAGCAAATGAAATGGGGACGAGATTATAGCAATagattattttttaaaaaatatgatgaaaagGATGAAGATACATTTGTGCAGAATAATTATAGTTATGCATATAATTCTTGTGGAGAAGTGGATATGGCCAACACacattataaaaataataataaaaaaaaaataaaatataacaataatgatgataatgatgataatgataataatggtgataatgatgataataataatgataataataataataataacaataataataattatatatataaaatgattGCTAATCGTGTGGACGAGAACCCATTATTATTTAGCAACAATATTGTTCTGCCTAATCATTTCTTaccatatataaaagatcaaaacaaaaaagaagCACATACCACATTACCAACACAAACACAATGGAATGTTAAGGAACCTTTCGACTGTACagataaaaatacatatcgctattataatttatttcatcAGTATTTAGATATAAATAGAAAGAATTACAAAAGGATAAATGCATATTTGCATAATAACTTTGCATACACATCTGATATACCTAGAGGTTGA